A DNA window from Trypanosoma brucei brucei TREU927 chromosome 10, whole genome shotgun sequence contains the following coding sequences:
- a CDS encoding DNA repair and recombination helicase protein PIF1, putative (Curated by P. Englund. similar to DNA repair and recombination protein pif1, mitochondrial precursor. (Swiss-Prot:Q9UUA2) (Schizosaccharomyces pombe); similar to DNA repair and recombination protein PIF1, mitochondrial precursor. (Swiss-Prot:P0727): MVVLRPKITLTSVRGRIQVTAEDGERVGPWGGTECFLSRQTGQGPCLVVRSSRHKRHQGTFFRLEGVRQVLSLYAMEGKLTVVVPHQKRLCSVFIETFADVDALQMMAATLQDRSRWKDIEKNVACRVQRITRTNVVDTKRITNMDGGTDTHLDYKQFEWGGGEDDSCAVGGVSCNPLEGARGERNGDGVESILQERPTGLPSAHSGGKLPKHMGGDELNPQLEGSTTPGRMQWTTDQIVATRLVCTGSNVFITGSAGTGKTEWLLHLVRNVLPRDDRTVVTASTGMSARLLGGCTIHSFAGIGRGEGGFNRVYNRVKSKPEVVRAWRQCQTLIIDEIGNISPDTFSMIDEIARSLRGAPEKPFGGIQVILLGDFLQLPPVDSPKARNEWTNGNDTDTDSNPIPGKLKWCFETATWESLKLALVGFRKSYRQMNDPDFALCLEDIRFGRYTRRVERILNECSTRQIKERHGIEPTLIVARRDEATEYNAERLKMLEDVHFHRYESEDYAAIPGMNLEKEVSLQQLLELRIGAQVVLLASLPDAPHLSNGDQGVVVSFAEQTRGPALPVVCFATSGGEEVLVPRVSMEVLGPEGRVIATRTQIPLQLSWAITVHRAQGMTLPLVSVRLNKCFFDCGQAYVALSRVRSREDLMLTAFDPSAIFADARAVAFYEKNFPAQRQSVEDTECELVPIKGKTRAKHPRSQGEKNSVDEGGNAPEEHPLRTDAAFTAYHDLDSQVSTDMPLVPQPPRKKRMLVEELPQVTSSAIPNFTQESNNGDANSQLQHPFSQNNLMVDDD; encoded by the coding sequence ATGGTAGTACTGCGGCCAAAGATAACTTTAACATCCGTGCGAGGTCGCATACAGGTAACTGCCGAAGACGGTGAGCGAGTAGGACCATGGGGTGGCACTGAGTGTTTTCTCTCGCGACAGACAGGACAAGGGCCGTGTCTCGTCGTTCGTTCAAGCCGACATAAGCGCCATCAGGGAACTTTTTTCCGACTAGAAGGTGTGCGGCAAGTGCTTTCCCTATACGCGATGGAGGGAAAACTGACAGTTGTTGTGCCGCATCAAAAACGCCTCTGCAGCGTGTTCATCGAGACATTTGCAGACGTTGACGCGCTACAGATGATGGCGGCCACTTTGCAGGATCGCAGTCGGTGGAAGGATATAGAAAAGAACGTCGCATGCCGAGTGCAGCGCATTACCCGCACGAACGTAGTGGATACAAAAAGGATCACAAATATGGACGGTGGTACTGATACCCATTTGGACTACAAACAGTTTGAATGGGGTGGGGGTGAAGACGACAGTTGTGCAGTGGGAGGAGTTAGTTGCAACCCCCTGGAGGGTGCGCGTGGGGAAAGGAACGGAGACGGCGTTGAGTCGATTCTGCAGGAGCGCCCAACGGGTCTCCCTTCTGCACATAGTGGGGGCAAGCTGCCGAAACATATGGGGGGAGACGAGTTGAATCCACAGTTGGAGGGGTCAACAACACCCGGTAGGATGCAATGGACAACGGATCAAATAGTTGCGACGCGGCTTGTCTGCACTGGGAGCAATGTTTTTATAACAGGCTCCGCTGGCACGGGCAAGACAGAGTGGCTACTCCATCTGGTAAGAAATGTCCTACCTCGTGACGATAGAACAGTCGTAACCGCCTCTACGGGTATGTCCGCCCGCTTACTAGGTGGGTGTACGATCCATTCTTTTGCGGGTATTGGGCGAGGAGAGGGAGGTTTTAACAGAGTATACAACCGTGTGAAAAGCAAACCGGAGGTGGTGCGCGCATGGCGGCAATGCCAAACGCTGATTATCGATGAGATTGGGAACATCTCCCCCGATACATTTTCCATGATTGACGAAATTGCTAGAAGTCTGCGTGGGGCACCGGAAAAACCATTTGGTGGCATTCAGGTTATTCTCCTTGGCGACTTCCTGCAGCTCCCACCTGTAGATTCACCCAAGGCTCGTAACGAGTGGACAAACGGGAATGACACTGACACGGACAGCAATCCCATCCCGGGCAAGTTGAAGTGGTGTTTTGAAACTGCCACGTGGGAGAGTCTGAAGCTTGCTCTCGTTGGGTTCAGGAAGAGCTACAGGCAGATGAACGACCCCGACTTTGCACTGTGTTTAGAGGACATACGCTTTGGTCGCTATACGAGACGTGTTGAGAGGATTTTGAACGAGTGCAGTACCCGTCAGATAAAGGAGCGGCATGGTATCGAACCGACACTGATCGTCGCCCGACGTGACGAGGCGACAGAGTACAATGCGGAACGGCTCAAGATGCTTGAGGATGTACATTTTCACCGCTATGAATCAGAGGATTATGCGGCTATTCCAGGGATGAACTTGGAAAAGGAGGTTTCTCTTCAACAATTACTGGAGTTGCGCATAGGTGCACAAGTCGTTCTCCTAGCGTCACTACCTGATGCTCCTCATCTTTCTAACGGTGATCAAGGTGtcgttgtttcctttgcCGAGCAAACCCGAGGTCCAGCTCTTCCAGTGGTTTGCTTCGCCACTAGTGGTGGTGAGGAGGTGCTGGTCCCCCGTGTTTCCATGGAGGTGTTGGGTCCTGAGGGAAGAGTAATTGCAACCCGCACCCAAATTCCCTTACAGTTATCATGGGCCATAACGGTACATCGCGCGCAAGGGATGACACTTCCCCTGGTGAGTGTGCGATTGAACAAATGTTTTTTTGACTGTGGCCAGGCGTACGTAGCATTGTCAAGGGTGCGGTCCCGGGAGGATCTGATGCTTACAGCGTTCGATCCGTCAGCTATATTTGCTGACGCCCGGGCTGTTGCCTTCTATGAGAAGAACTTCCCCGCTCAGCGGCAGAGTGTCGAAGATACCGAGTGCGAGCTAGTACCTAtcaaggggaaaacaagggCAAAACACCCGCGTTCTCagggagagaaaaacagtgttgatgaggggggaaatgccCCTGAGGAGCACCCACTGAGAACAGATGCCGCCTTCACGGCTTACCACGACCTTGATAGCCAGGTCAGCACTGACATGCCACTAGTGCCGCAACCAccgagaaaaaagagaatgttGGTGGAAGAGCTGCCTCAAGTAACGTCTAGCGCCATTCCGAACTTCACGCAAGAGAGCAACAACGGTGACGCAAATTCACAACTTCAGCACCCCTTTTCTCAGAACAATCTAATGGTGGACGATGattga